In Symphalangus syndactylus isolate Jambi chromosome 14, NHGRI_mSymSyn1-v2.1_pri, whole genome shotgun sequence, one DNA window encodes the following:
- the PPP1R27 gene encoding protein phosphatase 1 regulatory subunit 27, whose translation MPSRTARYARYSPRQRRRRMLADRSVRFPNDVLFLDHIRQGDLEQVGRFIRTRKVSLATIHPSGLAALHEAVLSGNLECVKLLVKYGADIHQRDEAGWTPLHIACSDGYPDIARYLISLGADRDATNDDGDLPSDLIDPDFKELVELFKGTTMD comes from the exons ATGCCTAGCAGAACTGCCCGCTATGCCCGCTACAGCCcacggcagcggcggcggcggatGCTGGCTGATCGCAGCGTGCGTTTCCCTAATGATGTCCTGTTCTTGGACCACATCCGTCAGGGTGACCTGGAGCAGGTGGGGCGCTTCATCCGGACTCGGAAAGTCTCCCTGGCCACCATCCACCCCTCAG GCCTGGCTGCCTTGCATGAAGCCGTCCTCTCTGGAAACCTGGAATGCGTGAAGCTGCTGGTCAAATACGGGGCGGACATTCACCAGCGAGATGAGGCGGGCTGGACACCCCTGCACATTGCCTGCAGCGATGGGTACCCCGACATAGCCAG GTACCTTATCTCCCTGGGAGCGGACAGGGACGCAACCAACGACGATGGCGACCTGCCCTCCGACCTCATCGACCCGGACTTCAAGGAGCTGGTGGAGCTCTTCAAAGGGACCACGATGGACTGA